The sequence CCGACGGTGCCGATCTTGTTGGCGCCCGGCATGTTGACCGCCGACGGCGCGGAGGTCTCGGTCAGGCCCCACCCCTCGAAGACCTCGATGCCCACGCCCCGGAAGAAGTGGGCGAGCCGCTCGCCCAGGGCCGAGCCGCCGGACACCGCGGCCGACAGCCTGCCTCCGGTGGCCGCCCGGAGCTTGCCGTACACCAGCTTGTCGAACAGGGTGTGCCTCAGCCTGAGGCCGAGCCCGGGGCCGCCCGCCGACTGCGCCCGGCTCCAGGCGATGGCGGTGTCGGCCGCGGCGTGGAAGATCTTGCTCTTGCCGTCGCCGGCGGCCTTCTGCTCCGCGCCGTTGTAGACCTTCTCGAACACCCGGGGCACGCCCAGCAGGAAGGTCGGCTTGAAAGCCTGCAGGTCGGGGGCGACGTTCTTCATGTTCGGGGTGTGCGCGAGCACGGTGCCCGTCTCGATCAGCACGAGCTGGATCATGCGGGCGAAGACGTGCGCGAGCGGCAGGAACAGCAGGGCCGCCCGGCCGGCCGCGGTGAACAGCGGTTCCAGCGGGCCCGCCGCCACGTTCCTGGCGGTGAACAGCAGGTTGTCGTGGGTCAGCGAGCATCCCTTGGGCCTGCCGGTGGTGCCCGAGGTGTAGACGATGGTGGCCAGGTCGGCGGCGCCGCGGCCGGTCCTGCGCTCGGACAGCGTCTCGTCGGACACCTCGGCGCCGCCCGCGATCAGCTCCTCCAGCGCGCCGCCCTCGATGCGCCAGACGTCCTTGAGGTCCGGCAGCTCGGCCAGCGCCTCGCGGACGGTCTCCTCGTGCGACTCCAGCTCCACGAACACGGCCTTCGCGCCGCTGTCGGAGATGATCCATCCGATCTGGTCGGAGGAGGAGGTCTCGTAGATCGGCACGCTGGCCGCGCCCGCGGCCCAGATCGCGTAGTCGATCACGGTCCACTCGTAGCGGGTGCGCGACATCAGGGCCACCCGGTCGCCGGCACCGATCCCGGCCGCGATCAGTCCCTTCGCCACCGATGCGACCTGGTCGCGGAACTCTCCGGCGGTGACGGCGATCCAGTCGTCGCCGATCTTGCGCCGCAGGGCGACCGTGCCCGGTTCCCGTTCGGCGCGCCGGAACACCGTGTCGGTCAGGTTGGCGGAGGCGGGGACATCCACCAGTACGGGGACGCTGTACTCGCGCACGGGTCACTCCTGAAGACGCGCGGATCAATGGGCTGCCTGGAAGTTACCGCGATAAGTTACGCGCTGGTAGATACCGTTACCCAGGCGTTGCCGGGGGCGATTTCACGGTATCAGTCTCGTCAGGCGGGGCCTCCGGGCCGACCTTCCGGCGCCGAGGTCGCATCCGAGTTGTTACTTATGTCCGTATTTAGCGGATGGTTAGGATGTCCGGCATGCGGGTTCATGTCGTCAGCGATGTGCACGGCAACGCCGCCGCCCTGGCGCGCGCGGGAGAGGGGGCCGACGCGCTCGTCTGCCTGGGCGACCTGATCCTGTTCATCGACTACGACGACCACTCCCAGGGCATCTTCCCCGAGCTGTTCGGGCAGGAGAGGGCCACGCAGTTCATCGCGCTGCGCACGGCCAAGCGGTTCGACGAGGCGCGGGAGATGTCGGCCGCCCTCTGGGCCTCGCTGGACGGCGACCCCCGCGACCACATCGAGCGCTCCGTCCGCCGGCAGTACGGCGAGATCTTCGCCGCCATGCCGACCCCGGCCTACCTCACCCACGGCAACGTGGACCTGCCGCGCTACTGGCCCGAATACCTCCGGGAGGGCCACCACGTGCTCGACGGGCAGAGCGTGGAGATCGGCGGGCTCCGTTTCGGCTTCGTCGGGGGCGGGCTGCGCACGCCGTACCGGACGCCGAACGAGATCGACGACGAGGAGTTCGCGCGCAAGGTGGAGGCCGTGGGAGAGGTGGACGTGCTCTGCTGCCACATCCCTCCCGCCGTCCCCGAGCTGCTCTACGACGTGGTCGCCCGGCGCTTCGAGCGGGGCAGCGAGGCCACGCTGGAGGCGATCAGGCGGACCCAGCCGCGCTACGCCCTGTTCGGCCACGTGCACCAGCCCCTGGCCGCCCGCACGCGGATCGGCAGGACCGAATGCCTCAACGTGGGCCACTTCCGCGGCAGGGGAGAGCCCTTCGTGCTCGAGTGGTGAGCCGGGAGTTCGCCTGGAAACGTCGAACGAGTACGGTAACCCCATGGCTGACCGCACCACTTCGAGCATCACGATCGGCGCCGGCCGGTCGCCCATCATGACGGTGATCGCCGACTTCGCCTCATACCCGGAGTGGGCGGGCCAGGTGAAGTCGGCGCGCGTGCTCTCCGCCGACGCGGACGGACGTCCGGCCACGGTCCGGTTCGCCCTGGACGCGGGCGTGATCAGCGACGAATACACCCTCGCCTACACCTGGCACGGCGAGGACTCCGTCGACTGGAACATCGCCGAGGCGGGGAAGATGGTCTCCGGGCTCACCGGAAGCTACCGCCTCGCCGACGAGGGCGGCGGCACCGAGGTGACCTACGAGCTCGCCGTGGACCTCAAGGTCCCCATGATCGGCATGATCAGGCGGAAGGCGGAGAAGGTCATCATCGACACCGCCCTGAAGGGACTGAAGAAGCGCGTCGAGGCCTCATGAGGGAGCCGGGCCGGCCCGGGGCCGGGCCCGCGGGTGTGAGCCCCGGGCCGCCGGCCGGGGAGGGCGCGTGAGCCGGGTCCTGCTGTTCACCGGCAAGGGCGGCGTCGGCAAGACGACCGCGGCGGCCGCCACCGCCACGCTCGCGGCCGGGTCGGGGCACAAGACGCTGGTGGTCTCCACCGACACCGCGCACTCGCTCGCCGACGCGCTCGGCGCGACCGCCGGCGGCGAGCCCACCGAGATCTCGCCCGGCCTCCACCTGCACCAGGTGGACACCCAGAAGGCGCTGGAGCGCCAGTGGGGCGACCTGCGCGACTACGCCAGGGGGTTCTTCGCCGAGCTGGGCCTGGACGAGGTCACCGCCGAGGAGATCACCGTCCTGCCGGGCGCCGATGAGGTCATCGCCCTGCTGGAGCTGCGCGAGCATGCCCGCAGCGGCCGCTGGGACGTCATCGTCATCGACTGCGCGCCCACCGCCGAGACGCTCCGGCTGCTCGCCCTGCCCGAGGCCCTCGACTGGCACGTCAACCGGCTGCTGCCGGTCGGCAGGCGGCTCCTGCGCACGCTCTCCCCGCTGATCCGCCGGGTGGCGCAGGTCAGCGTGCCCGAGGACCACGTGGTCGGCGCGGGGGAGCGGCTCCATCGGGGCCTGCTGGAGGTCCGTGAGCTGCTCACCGGGCCCGACGCCAGCGTCCGGCTGGTGCTCACCCCCGAGGCCGTCGTGCTGGCCGAGGCCCGCCGCACGCTCACCTCCCTCAGCCTGTACGGCTACCGCGTCGACGCGGTGATCGCCAACCGGGTCTTCCCCGCCGAGGGCGCCGACCCGTGGCGGCAGCGGTGGGTGGACGCCCAGGCCAGGCACCTGGCCGAGGTCGAGCAGTCCTTCGCCCCGCTGCCCGTCCACATCGTGCCCTACCTGGACGCCGAGCCCGTCGGCCCCGCCGCCCTCGCCCGGGTCGCCGAGGCCATGTACGGCGAGGCCGACCCCTTCGCCCCGCCCACCGTGGACCCGCCGCTGCGGATCACCCCCGAGGGCGAGCTGATCCTGGCCCTGCCGCTCGCCGAGAAGAGCGAGGTGGACCTGGCCCGC comes from Streptosporangium roseum DSM 43021 and encodes:
- a CDS encoding AMP-dependent synthetase/ligase gives rise to the protein MREYSVPVLVDVPASANLTDTVFRRAEREPGTVALRRKIGDDWIAVTAGEFRDQVASVAKGLIAAGIGAGDRVALMSRTRYEWTVIDYAIWAAGAASVPIYETSSSDQIGWIISDSGAKAVFVELESHEETVREALAELPDLKDVWRIEGGALEELIAGGAEVSDETLSERRTGRGAADLATIVYTSGTTGRPKGCSLTHDNLLFTARNVAAGPLEPLFTAAGRAALLFLPLAHVFARMIQLVLIETGTVLAHTPNMKNVAPDLQAFKPTFLLGVPRVFEKVYNGAEQKAAGDGKSKIFHAAADTAIAWSRAQSAGGPGLGLRLRHTLFDKLVYGKLRAATGGRLSAAVSGGSALGERLAHFFRGVGIEVFEGWGLTETSAPSAVNMPGANKIGTVGKPFPGVTIGIGDDGEVLVKGRHVFAGYWNDDKATGEAIDADGWFHTGDVGELDKDGYLRITGRKKEILVTAAGKNVAPAPMEDLIRAHPLISQAMVVGDDRPFVAAIITLDPEALEQWKGSNGKTGATIADLSTDPAILAEVQKAVDRANRSVSKAEQIKKFTVLDSDISEESGHLTPTLKVKRNIVMRDFAEHIDSLYG
- a CDS encoding metallophosphoesterase family protein, yielding MRVHVVSDVHGNAAALARAGEGADALVCLGDLILFIDYDDHSQGIFPELFGQERATQFIALRTAKRFDEAREMSAALWASLDGDPRDHIERSVRRQYGEIFAAMPTPAYLTHGNVDLPRYWPEYLREGHHVLDGQSVEIGGLRFGFVGGGLRTPYRTPNEIDDEEFARKVEAVGEVDVLCCHIPPAVPELLYDVVARRFERGSEATLEAIRRTQPRYALFGHVHQPLAARTRIGRTECLNVGHFRGRGEPFVLEW
- a CDS encoding SRPBCC family protein; its protein translation is MADRTTSSITIGAGRSPIMTVIADFASYPEWAGQVKSARVLSADADGRPATVRFALDAGVISDEYTLAYTWHGEDSVDWNIAEAGKMVSGLTGSYRLADEGGGTEVTYELAVDLKVPMIGMIRRKAEKVIIDTALKGLKKRVEAS
- a CDS encoding ArsA family ATPase; the protein is MSRVLLFTGKGGVGKTTAAAATATLAAGSGHKTLVVSTDTAHSLADALGATAGGEPTEISPGLHLHQVDTQKALERQWGDLRDYARGFFAELGLDEVTAEEITVLPGADEVIALLELREHARSGRWDVIVIDCAPTAETLRLLALPEALDWHVNRLLPVGRRLLRTLSPLIRRVAQVSVPEDHVVGAGERLHRGLLEVRELLTGPDASVRLVLTPEAVVLAEARRTLTSLSLYGYRVDAVIANRVFPAEGADPWRQRWVDAQARHLAEVEQSFAPLPVHIVPYLDAEPVGPAALARVAEAMYGEADPFAPPTVDPPLRITPEGELILALPLAEKSEVDLARKGDELIVNAGSHRRVLALPAALARRSVQEAVLRDGLLRVRFQSGGPDD